CTTTGCGCAAATCCTTCGTCATCGCACCGTCCCTTCTTATCGTACCCGCTCGTAAAATTGAGTTGTGGCCGAACTCCAATGGGGAGTCGACCTATCAACTACAGTCCCAGGTTATCGTTCACCGCGATCTCAATATCCTGCTCAGAACCAAGATAGCGTTCCGTGGTCTGGATGGAGGAGTGCCCGAGCAGGAACTTGATCTGCTCCAGATCCCCGCCATTCTTGCGGCAGAGTTTGGCGCAAGTGCGGCGGAGGTCATGAGCGCCGAAGTGCTCGATTCCGATTTGCTTCGATGACTGTTCAACTACCGACCAGACCGCCCAGTCGCTCAGCGTGTCGCGATTCACTTTCCCGCTCTTTGAGATGGAGCGCAGTAGCCTTCCCTTATCGATGCCGGCCGCGGCTTTCCAGGCGTCGATGCCCTGCTTGACCCAGATCGGGATGGCGACGGTGCGGATGCGCCGGCCCTTGCCTTCGAGGTCGGCCAGCACCCAGCGCCCCTCTCTTTGTTGAATGGTCGCGACCTCGAGCTCGGCCAGCTCGTTGCGGCGTAGGGCGCAGCCGACCAGCAGCGCCAGGATGACGTAATCGCGTTTGCCTTTTAAAGTCGATCGGTTGGGGACTGCCAAAAGTTCTTTGGCCTGCTCCCGGGTCAGCCAGTTCCCCAGCCGGGTTCCCTTCTGGCTGATGTTGGGGACGTCGGTCAGGCTGGACGCTTCCTCCTGCCCGATCATGCCGTCGCGCCGGGCCTCCCCGATCATTTTGCGCACGGCGGAGAGCCGAACGTTTATAGTGGAGGGCGAGAGCGTCTCCATGCCCGC
This Tunturibacter gelidoferens DNA region includes the following protein-coding sequences:
- a CDS encoding tyrosine-type recombinase/integrase codes for the protein MTNELILAAVPPESRAGEPIALTPAQARLRKLVLDTVPSPHSKRNYAKALDDLFAFCASRPLSRSLLMEWRAGMETLSPSTINVRLSAVRKMIGEARRDGMIGQEEASSLTDVPNISQKGTRLGNWLTREQAKELLAVPNRSTLKGKRDYVILALLVGCALRRNELAELEVATIQQREGRWVLADLEGKGRRIRTVAIPIWVKQGIDAWKAAAGIDKGRLLRSISKSGKVNRDTLSDWAVWSVVEQSSKQIGIEHFGAHDLRRTCAKLCRKNGGDLEQIKFLLGHSSIQTTERYLGSEQDIEIAVNDNLGL